GTGGAAAAATTTTGCGACTCGTCGAACCGATTCAAATTAAGGTAAACGCGAATGAACGTTTCCTGTACGATATCTTCCGTATCCAGCCGGTTGTGCAGCATTTTGTATGCGAGCCGCTGGATTTTCTCCTGGTACAGCTCCACCAGTTCGGCAAACGCATTGCGGTCGCCCAGGCGGGACAGTTTGATCAAATTCGTTTCCACATAGTTCATGACAGATCACCTGGCACTTGGCTTAATTTTTGTTATATTCTGATCATATCACGTTTCGGATGCGGAAAGAAGAGTATTTTGTCGATTACGAAAAGTAATTTGCTATAAAATAGGATTTTGCTCGAAACCGATTCGAATGCGGGCCCGAAAACGAAAAATGGAACCGTCGTCCGCCAGGTACGAATGGTTCCATTTCCTCTTATGTTTATTGTATTGACGGGTTTGCTGCTCCTGCAGCGTCGGCGACGTCCGCTCGACCGGCACGATGCCGTTCCAGCCGCCGCGCTTTGTTTCCGGATTCGGCCTGCCCTCGCGGATCTGCTTCAGGCGCATCTTTTTCGCTTTCGATTGGCTCATAGTTCGGTTCCTCCTGTTCATAGCCTGTCGCAAGCTGCTCTCAGACATAAATTCGTCATGTTTTTCGCTTTGTTATCGGATGCTTGCAAGGTATACTGTATTATAACATAGTTTTGCAAAGCTGCAGGAGTGTGAATGTATTGTCGAACGATATGATTTACTGGGTTATCATCGGGGCCGGCTTTGCGGCAACGGCCGTGCTGGCGCTCGTTGTAATGGCCAAAACCGGCAGGCTGTCCGTTGCCTTCGCGGTCTCGCTGCTTGCGGACGCCGTTATTTTCATAGGCGGTTCGCTGTGGTGGAACGGATTATATACAGGCGTGCAGCGAATGTTCGGTCTGTTCGGCTTTTGGATCGCTTTTGTCAATATTGAGGTGATCGTCTTTTTTGCTCTGTTTATTATGAAGAAACGACAGGGTTGACGGATTTTTCCTGAATTTGTTACATAACTGTAATTTGAATTTCATGCTCCGTTAATGTTCCTTGCCTATAATAAAACTCGACCCCCTTTTTTAATATATATCCTTTGAACGACCTGCGATCCGAGCGATTGCGGGTCTTTTTCTTATGGCTGCCCGAACTGTGCGGACGGAAATATTTTTCCGAAAATGGGGTACGGTAACCGTATGGAGGGATGCACATGAAAGTAAAGATCCCTAAAAATCACCCCCTAAATCCCCCCTAAGGGGGACCCCAGGCGCCACAAGCGCCCTGAACCCGCCCGAAGGAGGAGGTACTCGCTTCAAGTCCGCGTTTGTACGGCACGATTCGGCTGACGCTGAATTTCCTTGCCGAACACGCTTTATCATTCGATTCTGGAGAACAACAAAAAAAACCATATTCCTATTTGGGAATCTTTCTCATAAGTCAATGAGTAGGCAATTCCTCTATCTTTTGTTATGAACGCTCATAAGCATGGGCTTAAAATCTGGTAATTTTTATTGGTAATTTACGATATAATTTCTTGGTCCATACCTCATATCCACATAGCTTGGTACAGATTTCGTGTCGCTATCTCCTTCAACCTGATAATTAATGTTTTCGGGCTTGGCTAATTTAACAATGTAACGGCCGGGCTCTATTTTTTTTCCATTTGAACCAGTTTGATTCCACGGGATGGTAAAAGTATAACTTGATCTGCTTGGGATAGGTCTTGGAATTTGCGGAATAACATATCGATATACAAGTTGATCCTCCACACCTTCCGGTGCTGTATATACCTCCAAGGCCAAAGTGGTTGAAGGATCTACAAGCAAGTTATCGTTTGTTCTGTTGATCACAGAAAAAACAAAGTTATTCGTATTTTCAATGCTCAGTTGGTCCGAGTTTCGACGATACTCATCAGGAAGTCCCAATCCCACGCCTAAGGGAGTATAAACCGCATTAGCAGGGGATATATTATCATCCGGTCCATATTGAATTAGCTTATACTCATTGCTTGAAACAGTTATGAGGTTCAAGTGATCCGCCGCTTCCGACCCTGAAACAAAATCAACGTTAGCGCCCATAGCCTCTGCAAAAGCACGTAGAGGAATATAGGTTTTATTATTATAATTCAGAACAGGATTCTCGCTTGTATCTAAGACAGCTTGATTTCCTTTCACCTGAAATGTAATTTTGCTGGGGAATAAAATAGCTTGAATGCTATCGGAAGCTATAACGACCGTTGACATGGATAAAGCAGCCCCGCATAAAAGCCCCATCACAAATTTTTTCACAAGCCATCACTCCTTGGATTTTCAATTGATCAACATTAATAACGCTTTCGAAACAGTTTTTGTTTCACAAAAAAATCAAATTTGGGCTCTATACAAAAATAGTATTTGAAAAATCATAAAAGATTATGCGAACTTTAATAAAATTGAAATATGTTCGACCAATCCACCAGAGGGAATGAGAAATCCCTAATAATTTTACTGATCTTTTGCTCGATTTACTAGAGGTAACAACGTTACAAGTTATGGAAATCAATAAAAAACACAGTTCATATTGAAGACTTCTTCTATCGGCTATGCCCGATTTTTCGATCCATAGACGTATAAAGCCTATTACAAGATTTTCATATTGAATTCTATTATTTGATTTAATTCTCAAGGCAACCATCCATCTTACTGTTTTCAGCATTAATAAAAATGACCCGTGTTAGGTCACCTTTTTAAAGTGCCAACTCACAGGTCATCTTTTATTATTTTGATTTTTTAAACTGGACGAGCTCCGATGAACCACGGAGTGGAGGAAATGGCCCCAACCACCATGAAAAACGATACTGTCGCTGTGCTCCCAGGACTAATTTCACCGGTTTGAATTAAATCTACATATCTCCCACCATTGATCCAGTTTGCCAGATTTGTGTACCCGTACATATTAACAACAGGAAAGGCAAAAGACTCAGGTGATGAAATTACATTGGTCCCAAAATAGATATAGAAATTTTTTGCCTGACTAAAATCATTTCGCACTTTCATCGTGATACTATGTTGGATTCCGTAATTTCCAAGTATATAACCAGGATTTTGGCCAGAAACCCAAACCAAGTCACTGGTGCCGAAAATATCGTTGCTGTTGCCAGCAGCCATCCCATAAGCAATACCATCAGTAGTAGTAGGAGCAATGGTATCCAGATTAATCGTGAGATAAAAGGCCGAACCTACTCCTCTTGGTCTTCCTGTACCGTCGGAATCAGAAAATTCTGTAGCACCCGAGGAATTGCTGACGTAAGCTAAATCATAGAAGACAGCAGTACTAGCAGCTCCAGTACTACTATTCGTGATGTTGGTACGAGCGACAATGCCAACGTTATGCCCGGAGTTGACATTTTGTGAAAACAATGATCCCCATTGATTGGGAGCTATTTGGATCGATGTGGAATTTCCAGCAAAATAATCAGCCCATGCCTGTGTATCACTGAGTCCATTACCGTTGGTTTTTCCATAATTACTGGACGATACAGTGATAGAATGATTGTTAGGATTATAAATAAGGAGACAATGAGTGATAGTTCCTGGTGTTCCATTCTCGTGCCACAAATACACCTGACCAGCACCGTTGACGTATGCCTGATTAAGGTATCTACCTGCATCCGCCAGATCACTGGGACGAATTGTTTCTGGATTGTCGCAATAGAACAAATAGCCACCGCCTTGATATACAGTGCTATTTCCTTTTGGTGCTTTAATTGGCGAGCGAGCTGCTGCAGGTACATTATAAACAAACGATGCCATAGCGTTACCTCCATAAACTTCAATTCGTGGTGACTGAATTACCATTTACTTCTACGATACATTCTCATAATCTGTTAACTGGAATGAAAGATTGGCGCCAATCTCAAAATCAATGTATGAAAAACAATTTACATGCTCTTGGGGGAATAACATAGTAATTAAAAAAAGGGCTCAACTTTATAGATTCAAGAAAGAGAATACAGATATTAGAGAAATCCACTCCGTGTGTTAAAACAGATAGAATAATACCGTTTTGTGGGATTTAGGTTCATGTGTTTCAATAACTCTAAGTTCTCATTAACATCCTTCGTTTGAGGAATATCAACAGATATGGTGTTGAATGTCATTTTATTTGTTGGTGAATTCGCCAAAATGTCAATTATTGAATGACGGTAATATGAATCAATTAAAACCGTCTTTGTCTTAATAACGATCGTCTGATGACGTACAAGTAAGTCTGTCAAGGTACGCCCTGTACCTTGACAGCCGGAGCCATGCGCCAACACTGATTAAAGCCCAGCATTCATGTTGGAGTCGCCGCATGGCGAGTGATGGGGTGCAGGGGCATGCTCGCTGCATTTCCCCTTTGGGGGACGGAAGAGGGTTAATTCGGCACGCCAATGGCGGTTCCTATCTTTGATTCGTCACCGTCATTGTCGGTTCCGAAATCGCCGTCAGATAATGTGATTAACAAGGGCTAAGTTGTCCTGATGGTGACGGACAAGCCGTCCGCTTGTGACTAAGCGAAAGGGAGAATTACGATAATTCTCCGGCACCCAGAACAACGCAGCCGACGGACTACCAGCACACGGCTTTCCCCGTCTTCACTTGTAAGCTTCCGTTTCCTGTTCCCAATGATTCTAAGCTCTTCCCCGCAACAGGGAGAAGGTACCACTTCTGCACACCGAACAAAAAACGCCGGATGACTTCTCATCCAGCTCATACTTTGAAACAATGATCATGTTGAGTTCGGGATGCATCCCGTGAGCCTGTTGCCGCAGGTCCTTATCCATGGGAAGCATCCTTTTCCTTTTCTGAGATACGGTCATTATATTCAGCAACTCTCGGACAGGCAATCCCGCCAGCAATTGGGCATTATCTTCCAGTGGCAACAGAAATGAGAAGGCAGCCGCTTGTCCTAGGCCGCCGATTTATTAGACGTCATTTTTATCGTTGTCCAAGTAAAATATGAAATGGGTAATTTTTATGATGGTTTCAAAAACCATTCGAGAGCTTGATTTGACAAGAAGCTGAGGGAAATGTGATGATCGGTTGTATAGACTAACCTATTAACATGGAGAGGCCTACTTGACTCATGGCATCATTAAACTTTAACCCTCTGACTCTATCCAGCAGCGTGAAAGGAGCAGGTTTTCGGAGAGAAATAATGCCGCTCCTACTTGAACAGAATCGTTTCCTCAAACGACTTCTTATTTTTCAGAAGTCTCTCCGGTTGCAATGAGGAGAGACTTTTTACTTGCCCATTTCATTTCTTTACAGTTATATAAACGTATGGTAATGTAATGAGTGTCGAGAATAAATCTAATTGTCGGGGGGATCGTTATGGACGGAAAAATTTCGCATATTGACGGGCGCCATGTCGTTAGCTTCGAGCGGCATTTGAAGCATCCGGTGGAAAAAGTATGGAGGGCCCTCACGACTCCGGAGCAGATTGCCAAATGGTTAACCGCGCAGTCGGAGATGGACTTGAATGTGGATGGCCAACTTGCGTTTCGGTGGGAAAATGGAGATCTCGTACAGGGCAAGTTCACCAAAGTCGACCCGCCGTATGAGTTGGAGTACACATGGCTGGAGCAAACGTCGGGATACTCCGTGGTGCGATGGAGATTAAAGGACGATGGCGAAGGCTGTCTTCTTTATCTGACACATACCTTTTTCGAATCCGCCGTTGTCCCCGATTTTTTGGCGGGCTGGCATGTGCATCTTGAAGTGCTGGATGTCGTTCTGAATGATCAGTTTACCGTTTTCCCTTGGGAGCGCGTGAAGGAATGGCGCGAGAAATATGCTTCTTTTATGACCTGAAGGCAGGAGGAGGAAAAAGATGGAGACGCTCTCTATTCACCATCGCACGTTTATAAACGCGACGCCTGACAAAGTGTATGATGCGATTGCAACCGGAACGGGGTGGGATGCGTGGTTTACGCAAGGTACGACCGTCGATGCGAGACCGGGCGGAACGATTCATTTTCGGTTCAAGGATTTCGGACCCGACCATATTACGCTTGAGGATGGCGGAACGGTTTTGGAAGCGGTACCCGAAGAGAAGTTCGTTTATCAGTGGACACCGGGCGAATCGACGACGACGATTTCCTTCCAATTGGAAAAACTCGGTGGAGGGACTTTGGTTTCATTAGTGGAGTCGGGCTATAAACAAACCGACACGGACTTGAAGGCGTTCGCCGATTGCGCGGTCGGATGGGGAGAAGCATTGACTTTGCTTAAATATTACTTGGAGCATGGGGTTACGTACGGCGTCGTTCCGAGGCATCAATTGGAGAAGCCGATGACAGAGCAGTACACGAAACGAACGGACAATTTCACGAGACGCACAAGTGAGCTGGAGTAGAGATAATGACACCTAGAAATGTTTTTGAAATTTTGGCGGAACCGCACAGACGAACTATCCTGGACCTGCTTCGCATTCGCGAGCGTTCGGTGGGAGAGCTGGTGGACATATGCCGGTTAAGTCAGCCGGGAGTTTCCAAGCACCTTAGAATCATGCGGGAAGCCGGTTTGGTTGCAGTACGATCGGTTTCTCAAAAAAGCA
The window above is part of the Paenibacillus hamazuiensis genome. Proteins encoded here:
- a CDS encoding stalk domain-containing protein, coding for MKKFVMGLLCGAALSMSTVVIASDSIQAILFPSKITFQVKGNQAVLDTSENPVLNYNNKTYIPLRAFAEAMGANVDFVSGSEAADHLNLITVSSNEYKLIQYGPDDNISPANAVYTPLGVGLGLPDEYRRNSDQLSIENTNNFVFSVINRTNDNLLVDPSTTLALEVYTAPEGVEDQLVYRYVIPQIPRPIPSRSSYTFTIPWNQTGSNGKKIEPGRYIVKLAKPENINYQVEGDSDTKSVPSYVDMRYGPRNYIVNYQ
- a CDS encoding DUF6431 domain-containing protein → MSWMRSHPAFFVRCAEVVPSPCCGEELRIIGNRKRKLTSEDGESRVLVVRRLRCSGCRRIIVILPFA
- a CDS encoding SRPBCC family protein, coding for MDGKISHIDGRHVVSFERHLKHPVEKVWRALTTPEQIAKWLTAQSEMDLNVDGQLAFRWENGDLVQGKFTKVDPPYELEYTWLEQTSGYSVVRWRLKDDGEGCLLYLTHTFFESAVVPDFLAGWHVHLEVLDVVLNDQFTVFPWERVKEWREKYASFMT
- a CDS encoding SRPBCC family protein — protein: METLSIHHRTFINATPDKVYDAIATGTGWDAWFTQGTTVDARPGGTIHFRFKDFGPDHITLEDGGTVLEAVPEEKFVYQWTPGESTTTISFQLEKLGGGTLVSLVESGYKQTDTDLKAFADCAVGWGEALTLLKYYLEHGVTYGVVPRHQLEKPMTEQYTKRTDNFTRRTSELE
- a CDS encoding ArsR/SmtB family transcription factor, which produces MTPRNVFEILAEPHRRTILDLLRIRERSVGELVDICRLSQPGVSKHLRIMREAGLVAVRSVSQKSIYSIRPEPLREIDQWLESYRHFWSEKLDDLEALLDREE